The Streptomyces sp. NBC_00344 genome includes a window with the following:
- a CDS encoding transcriptional regulator produces MAARPLVARQPNERLQALIQEAGCSNAGLARRVNMVGAERGVDLRYDKTSVARWLRGQQPRGRAPVIIAEALGRKLSRAVTVDEIGMADGKNLASGVGLQFSPTVLGAIEQVCELWRSDVGRRDFLSGSTVAASALVEPSRDWLITGADPQVARAAGARVGASDVAAVQATTAALTDLDHRFGSGHVRPIVVHYLNSVVSGLLAGSYRDAVGRELFAAVARLTELAGYMAVDTGQPGLAQRYYIQALRLAQAAGDRGYGGYVLAASMSHLAAQLGNPREIAQLARAAQEGARGRVTPRAEAMFYAAEARGHALLGDARATQEVAAQALAAMDRAESGGPSGDDPAWIAHFDSSYLADELAHCHRDLGQGAAAARRAEEAFSGLPETKARRRGIGLVLLASAQVQQREVEEACRTGTAALELLGTVRSSRGAEYLDDLRRRLEPYGQEPVVRELGARMEIQAA; encoded by the coding sequence ATGGCCGCCAGGCCTCTCGTCGCCCGTCAGCCCAACGAACGGCTGCAGGCACTCATCCAGGAAGCCGGCTGTTCCAATGCCGGTCTCGCCCGTCGCGTCAATATGGTCGGCGCCGAGCGCGGTGTCGATCTGCGCTACGACAAGACGTCCGTCGCACGGTGGTTGCGCGGTCAGCAGCCGCGTGGCCGGGCGCCGGTGATCATCGCCGAGGCGCTCGGCCGCAAACTCAGCCGTGCGGTCACCGTCGACGAGATCGGTATGGCCGACGGCAAGAACCTTGCCTCCGGTGTGGGACTGCAGTTCTCGCCCACCGTGCTCGGCGCGATCGAGCAGGTCTGCGAGCTGTGGCGCAGCGATGTGGGGCGCCGCGACTTCCTCTCGGGTTCGACGGTCGCCGCGTCCGCGCTGGTCGAGCCGAGCCGTGACTGGTTGATCACCGGGGCGGATCCCCAGGTGGCGCGCGCCGCGGGGGCCCGGGTGGGAGCGTCGGACGTGGCGGCGGTGCAGGCGACGACCGCCGCGCTCACCGACCTCGACCACCGTTTCGGCAGCGGGCATGTGCGGCCGATCGTCGTCCACTACCTGAACAGCGTGGTGTCCGGGCTTCTGGCCGGTTCGTACCGCGACGCGGTGGGCCGGGAGCTCTTCGCCGCGGTGGCCCGGCTGACCGAACTCGCCGGATACATGGCCGTGGACACCGGCCAGCCCGGTCTTGCCCAGCGCTACTACATTCAGGCGCTGCGGCTCGCCCAGGCGGCGGGCGACCGTGGCTACGGCGGGTATGTGCTGGCCGCCTCGATGAGTCATCTGGCCGCCCAGCTGGGCAATCCCCGCGAGATCGCGCAGCTGGCGCGAGCCGCGCAGGAGGGGGCAAGGGGGAGGGTCACGCCCCGCGCCGAGGCGATGTTCTACGCGGCGGAGGCGCGCGGGCACGCGCTGCTCGGCGACGCCCGCGCCACCCAGGAGGTGGCGGCTCAGGCGCTGGCCGCGATGGACCGCGCGGAGTCCGGTGGCCCATCGGGCGACGACCCCGCCTGGATCGCCCACTTCGACAGCTCCTACCTGGCCGATGAGTTGGCGCATTGTCACCGTGACCTCGGCCAGGGCGCGGCCGCTGCCCGCCGCGCCGAGGAGGCCTTCTCCGGCCTCCCCGAGACCAAGGCCCGGCGCCGCGGCATCGGTCTGGTCCTGCTGGCCAGTGCCCAGGTCCAGCAACGAGAGGTCGAGGAGGCATGCCGGACCGGTACCGCGGCGCTCGAACTCCTGGGAACCGTGCGGTCGAGCAGGGGGGCGGAGTATCTGGATGACCTGCGGCGGCGGCTGGAGCCCTACGGACAGGAGCCGGTGGTGAGGGAGTTGGGGGCCCGGATGGAGATCCAGGCGGCATAG
- a CDS encoding bifunctional DNA primase/polymerase: MNEPITGTQAPRIPGQRGERLLDSAVRYAEERHWDVLPGTWLEAIEGVERCSCAESGCPAPGAHPTRPDWAAQVTGSAVAARSLWSEQPAASVLLPTGRTFDAIDVTETAGFLALARMERMGMDLGPVTRTPARRMQFFVLPGAGAKVPDLVSRLGWTLSSVDLAVLGEGDYLAAPPSRVGAGGAVQWARRPTTANRWLPDADELINPLAYACGQEARDRRG; the protein is encoded by the coding sequence ATGAACGAGCCCATCACAGGCACGCAAGCCCCGCGGATCCCCGGGCAACGAGGTGAACGGCTGCTGGACAGCGCCGTTCGGTACGCGGAGGAACGCCACTGGGACGTGCTTCCCGGCACCTGGCTGGAGGCGATAGAGGGCGTCGAACGGTGCTCCTGCGCCGAGTCCGGGTGCCCCGCGCCCGGCGCGCACCCCACGCGCCCCGACTGGGCGGCCCAGGTCACCGGCAGCGCCGTCGCCGCCCGCAGCCTGTGGTCCGAGCAGCCCGCCGCATCAGTACTGCTGCCGACCGGGCGTACTTTCGACGCCATCGACGTCACGGAGACCGCCGGCTTCCTGGCGCTCGCCCGCATGGAGCGGATGGGCATGGACCTCGGCCCCGTGACCCGCACCCCGGCCCGCAGAATGCAGTTCTTCGTGCTGCCCGGCGCCGGGGCCAAGGTGCCGGATCTCGTCAGCAGGCTGGGCTGGACCCTCTCCTCGGTGGATCTGGCGGTACTCGGCGAGGGCGACTACCTGGCGGCGCCGCCCAGCCGGGTCGGGGCGGGCGGAGCGGTGCAGTGGGCACGCCGTCCGACCACCGCCAACCGGTGGCTGCCGGACGCCGACGAGTTGATCAATCCGCTCGCCTACGCCTGCGGCCAGGAGGCCCGGGACCGCCGCGGCTGA